A window of Actinobacillus suis ATCC 33415 contains these coding sequences:
- the hisA gene encoding 1-(5-phosphoribosyl)-5-[(5-phosphoribosylamino)methylideneamino]imidazole-4-carboxamide isomerase encodes MQKKSIIIPALDLIDGNVVRLHQGDYAKQTTYSDNPLEQFANYLAQGAEQLHLVDLTGAKDPAKRQTALIGKIIAATNCQIQVGGGIRTEQDVADLLAVGANRVVIGSTAVKDRAMVKGWFEKYGAEKFVLALDVNIDASGQKIIAISGWQEASGVSLEELIEDYQAVGLQHVLCTDISRDGTLAGSNVDLYREICAKYPEIHFQSSGGIGSLDDIKALKGTGVSGVIVGRALLEGKFNVAEAIECWQNG; translated from the coding sequence ATGCAAAAAAAATCAATCATCATCCCCGCCCTTGACCTAATCGACGGCAATGTCGTTCGCCTACATCAAGGGGACTATGCGAAACAAACCACTTATTCCGATAATCCGCTTGAGCAATTCGCAAACTATCTCGCACAAGGGGCAGAGCAGCTGCATTTGGTTGATCTGACGGGGGCGAAAGATCCTGCGAAAAGACAGACCGCACTTATTGGAAAGATTATTGCGGCGACAAATTGCCAAATCCAAGTGGGCGGTGGTATTCGCACCGAGCAGGACGTGGCGGATTTATTGGCAGTGGGGGCAAATCGTGTAGTGATTGGCTCAACGGCAGTCAAAGATCGAGCTATGGTCAAGGGCTGGTTTGAAAAATACGGTGCGGAGAAATTTGTACTGGCGTTAGACGTGAACATTGACGCAAGCGGTCAAAAAATCATTGCCATTAGCGGTTGGCAAGAGGCGAGTGGTGTATCACTCGAAGAACTGATCGAAGATTATCAAGCGGTCGGATTACAGCATGTTTTATGCACCGATATTTCCCGAGATGGCACGTTAGCAGGCTCTAATGTGGATCTTTACCGTGAAATCTGTGCCAAATATCCTGAAATCCATTTCCAATCATCAGGCGGAATTGGCTCGCTTGACGATATTAAGGCGTTAAAAGGCACAGGTGTGTCGGGCGTGATCGTAGGGCGTGCGTTGTTAGAAGGCAAATTTAATGTCGCGGAGGCAATCGAATGTTGGCAAAACGGATAA